A DNA window from Setaria viridis chromosome 2, Setaria_viridis_v4.0, whole genome shotgun sequence contains the following coding sequences:
- the LOC117843587 gene encoding UPF0613 protein PB24D3.06c — translation MTSPPASTSWFSGLARASSSASSMAGGVASAPASSASLPDAPAAASRSVVAAGVGAGAGVVKRKQLRGALFKYGPKSAQVAFRTGDFNHQVIFIGGLTDGLLATDYLEPLSLALEVEKWSLVQPLLSSSYTGYGISSLEQDALELDQLISYLINKENSEGVILLGHSTGCQDIVHYMRTNFACSKAVSGVILQAPVSDREYRATLPETAEMIDLAAKMISEGRGMDLMPREANPDAPITAYRYHSLCSYMGDDDMFSSDLSEDQLRQRLGHMSTTQCQVIFSMGDEYVPEYVDKEALVDRLCRALGGAEKVEIEWGNHALSNRVQEAVRAIVDFVKREGPKGWDDPWS, via the exons atgacctcgccgccggcctccacctCCTGGTTCTCCGGCCTcgcgcgcgcctcctcctccgcctcctccatggccggcggcgtcgcctccgccccggcctcctccgcctccctccccgacgcgcccgccgccgcctccaggtccgtggtcgccgccggcgtcggcgcgggcgccggagTGGTCAAGCGGAAGCAGCTCCGTGGGGCGCTGTTCAAGTACGGGCCCAAGTCCGCGCAG GTAGCATTCAGAACTGGTGATTTTAACCATCAGGTGATCTTCATTGGTGGCCTCACAGATGGACTTTTAGCTACTGa CTACTTGGAACCATTGTCACTTGCATTGGAGGTTGAGAAATGGTCCTTGGTCCAGCCATTGCTTTCTTCATCATACACTGGATATGGAATTTCCAGCTTAGAGCAA GACGCATTGGAACTAGATCAGCTCATCAGTTActtaataaataaagaaaattctGAAGGAGTAATATTGCTTGGTCACAGTACGGGTTGCCAG GATATTGTGCATTATATGCGTACAAACTTTGCCTGTTCGAAAGCAGTTTCTGGGGTCATTTTACAG GCACCAGTAAGTGACAGGGAGTATAGAGCAACTCTTCCAGAAACAGCTGAAATGATAGACCTGGCAGCCAAAATGATTAGCGAGGGTCGTGGTATGGATTTGATGCCTAGAGAAGCAAACCCAGATGCTCCCATTACTGCCTACAG GTACCACTCCCTTTGTTCATATATGGGTGACGATGACATGTTCAGTTCAGATCTAAGTGAAGATCAGCTGAGGCAGAGACTTGGTCACATGTCAACCACACAGTGTCAG GTTATTTTTTCAATGGGGGACGAATATGTCCCTGAATATGTTGATAAGGAGGCTCTAGTAGACAG GTTGTGCAGAGCGCTGGGAGGTGCAGAGAAGGTTGAAATAGAGTGGGGAAACCATGCTCTGTCCAATAGAGTCCAAGAGGCAGTTCGGGCCATTGTAGATTTTGTTAAGAGGGAGGGGCCCAAAGGTTGGGATGATCCATGGAGCTAG
- the LOC117844041 gene encoding protein ALTERED PHOSPHATE STARVATION RESPONSE 1, translating into MGCGPSKEDAEGGAASRCRERKHLLRAAVQARHALAGAHAGHAAALRNVGAALSDYAAGEADRHDAAVVPRSASAAAALGAAAHPGAAAAPAALKALPPPPLDAVLPPPPPPLPPGAEDAAAPLQRSMSAPDIPLQPNIRKARSGEAPIMEEEEGEGEGGDDDAPRRRRGEDDPQLQPPPPPPPANAPPPSRSPPPVPDRKPASQEGDSFTEYIFGPSDAVPVPRPTLDPGAAGAETSWAAERRDPAPPPPPPPPETDEQPPPPPETVAEGKKLAVEPVARRAAKASRKAEGKKARIAMVAPQPVRLGDVLRKLDEHFLKASEGAHEVSKMLEAARMHYHSNFADTRGFVDHSARVMQVITWNRSFKGIPQPENAKNELDDDEWETHATVLDKLLAWEKKLCHEVKEFEVIKVTYQRKLAVLNRKKQRGVSSSSIEKTKSIVSHLHTKYIVDSQTMESTVAEINRLRDQQLYPKLLELVKGLSHMWDIMYAHHKAQLRIITELKSSDITVAARETSEQHHERTVQLWSIVQEWHAQFDKFMTYQKEYVGSLYSWIKLNVIPIDADLKPNSSQPHETTPPIKRLLHAWHDILEKLPDNDAKKAIHTFAEVVHTILVQQEDELKLRIKIEETRRDLEKKRRQFDDWAQKNWDRGASIPDGNNPGRADPAGERKAVVDRVENALKDLEDQYKTQCKVVRDKSLNLLRSNLPELFRAVSDFSLQSAGYFKGLWSIAQTNDQLDD; encoded by the exons ATGGGGTGCGGCCCGTCCAAGGAGGAcgcggagggcggcgcggcgtcgcGGTGCCGGGAGCGGAAGCACCTGCTGCGGGCGGCCGTGCAGGCGCGCCACGCGCTGGCGGGGGCGCACGcgggccacgccgccgcgctccggaACGTCGGCGCCGCGCTCTCCGACTACGCCGCGGGGGAGGCCGACCgccacgacgccgccgtcgtgccgcgctccgcctccgccgccgccgcgctgggagccgccgcccacccgggggccgccgccgccccggcggcgctcaaggcgctcccgccgcccccgctcgaCGCcgtgctcccgccgccgccgccgccgctgcccccgggcgccgaggacgccgcggcGCCGCTGCAGCGGTCCATGAGCGCGCCCGACATCCCGCTCCAGCCGAACATCCGGAAGGCCCGCTCCGGGGAGGCGCCCatcatggaggaggaggaaggcgagggcgagggcggggacgacgacgcgccgcgccgccgccggggggaGGACGACCCGCAGCTCCAgcccccgcctcccccgccgcccgcgaACGCGCCCCCGCCCTCGCGCTCCCCGCCTCCCGTGCCCGACCGCAAGCCCGCGTCGCAGGAGGGGGATTCGTTCACCGAGTACATCTTCGGCCCCAGCGACGCCGTGCCCGTGCCGCGGCCCACGCTGGACCCCGGCGCCGCAGGCGCCGAGACGTCgtgggcggcggagcggagggaccccgcgccgcctccgcctccgcctccgcccgagaCCGACGAacagcctccgccgccaccggagacGGTGGCCGAGGGCAAGAAGCTGGCGGTGGAGCCCGTGGCGCGCCGGGCGGCGAAGGCGTCGAGGAAGGCGGAGGGCAAGAAGGCCAGGATCGCCATGGTGGCGCCGCAGCCGGTGAGGCTGGGCGATGTCCTGCGCAAGCTCGACGAGCACTTCCTCAAGGCGTCCGAGGGCGCGCACGAGGTGTCCAAGATGCTCGAGGCCGCACGGATGCACTACCATTCCAACTTCGCGGACACGCGAG GATTTGTGGACCATTCTGCAAGAGTGATGCAAGTCATCACTTGGAATCGCTCATTTAAAGGGATCCCTCAACCGGAAAATGCGAAGAATGAGTTGGATGATGATGAATGGGAAACACATGCTACCGTACTTGATAAGTTACTTGCATGGGAGAAAAAATTATGCCATGAAGTGAAG gagttcgaggTTATTAAAGTGACATATCAACGGAAGCTAGCTGTTCTGAACAGAAAGAAGCAACGTGGTGTCAGTTCTTCATCAATCGAGAAGACCAAGTCCATTGTTAGTCACTTGCACACAAAATATATTGTTGACTCACAAACAATGGAGTCAACAGTCGCAGAAATTAACCGCCTAAGAGATCAGCAGCTTTACCCAAAACTCCTTGAACTAGTGAAGGG GTTGTCGCACATGTGGGATATTATGTACGCTCACCACAAAGCACAGCTTAGGATCATCACAGAGCTCAAATCATCTGATATCACGGTTGCTGCACGGGAAACAAGTGAGCAACACCATGAGCGGACTGTGCAGTTGTGGAGCATTGTTCAGGAGTGGCACGCGCAGTTTGACAAGTTCATGACATACCAGAAGGAGTACGTAGGAAGCCTCTACAGCTGGATCAAGCTAAATGTAATTCCCATCGATGCGGACCTGAAGCCAAACTCCTCGCAGCCACATGAGACTACACCTCCAATCAAGAGGCTGCTGCATGCTTGGCATGATATCCTTGAGAAGCTCCCAGATAATGATGCAAAGAAGGCCATACACACGTTTGCGGAGGTGGTGCACACGATCCTAGTTCAGCAGGAGGATGAGCTGAAGCTGAGGATAAAAATCGAAGAGACCAGGAGGGACCTTGAGAAGAAGAGAAGGCAATTCGATGACTGGGCGCAGAAAAATTGGGACAGAGGAGCAAGTATTCCTGATGGCAACAATCCTGGGCGTGCTGACCCAGCGGGGGAACGGAAAGCCGTGGTGGATAGGGTGGAGAATGCACTGAAGGACCTGGAAGATCAGTACAAGACCCAATGCAAGGTGGTCAGGGATAAGTCCCTCAATCTCCTGCGGTCGAACCTGCCAGAGCTGTTCCGCGCTGTGTCGGATTTCTCCCTCCAGTCAGCTGGGTATTTCAAGGGCTTGTGGTCGATCGCGCAAACGAATGACCAGCTGGATGACTAA
- the LOC117845223 gene encoding chloroplast stem-loop binding protein of 41 kDa a, chloroplastic translates to MALSAAAGATTATAFASGRRLSVSSPCPSASASLPSFLAGAFPRAVAARRRAAPAARAAVSVRAEAKKSVLIVNTNSGGHAVIGFYFAKELLAAGHAVTVLTVGDEGSDKMKKPPFSRFSELTGAGGKTVWGDPADVSAAVSGASFDVVLDNNGKDLDAVKPVADWAKASGVGQFLFISSAGIYKPTDEPPHVEGDAVKESAGHVGVEKYIAEQFSSWASFRPQYMIGSGNNKDCEEWFFDRIVRGRPVPIPGNGMQLTNIAHVRDLSSMLALAVENPGAAAGKIFNCVSDRAVTLDGMARLCAAAAGAAVEIVHYDPAAVGVDAKKAFPFRNMHFYAEPRAAKEALGWASTTNLPEDLKERYAEYAASGRGDKAMAFDLDDKVLGAVGIVPASATV, encoded by the exons AtggccctctccgccgccgccggggccacCACGGCGACCGCGTTCGCGTCGGGTCGGCGCCTCTCGGTCTCCTCCCCGTGCCCCTCCGCGTCGGCGTCGCTGCCGTCCTTCCTCGCCGGCGCGTTCCCGCGTGCGGTCGccgcgaggcggcgcgcggcgccggcggcccgtGCGGCAGTCTCCGTGCGCGCGGAGGCCAAGAAGAGCGTGCTGATCGTGAACACCAACAGCGGCGGGCACGCCGTGATCGGTTTCTACTTCGCCAAGGAGCTGCTCGCCGCCGGGCACGCCGTCACTGTGCTCACCGTCGGGGACGAGGGCTCCGACAAGATGAAGAAGCCGCCCTTCTCCCGCTTCTCG GAACTGACGGGAGCTGGCGGGAAGACGGTGTGGGGTGACCCGGCGGACGTCAGCGCGGCCGTCAGCGGCGCGTCGTTCGACGTCGTGCTCGACAACAACGGCAAGGACCTCGACGCCGTCAA GCCGGTGGCGGACTGGGCGAAGGCGTCCGGCGTGGGGCAGTTCCTGTTCATCAGCAGCGCCGGCATCTACAAGCcgaccgacgagccgccgcacgTCGAAGGG GACGCGGTGAAGGAGAGCGCGGGGCACGTGGGCGTGGAGAAGTACATCGCGGAGCAGTTCAGCAGCTGGGCGTCGTTCCGGCCGCAGTACATGATCGGCTCCGGCAACAACAAGGACTGCGAGGAGTGGTTCTTCGACA GGATCGTGCGGGGCCGGCCGGTGCCGATCCCGGGCAACGGGATGCAGCTGACCAACATTGCGCACGTCCGGGACCTCTCCAGCATGCTGGCGCTCGCCGTCGAGAaccccggcgcggcggccggcaagATCTTCAACTGCGTCTCCGACCGCGCCGTCACGCTCGACGGCATGGCGAGGCtgtgcgcggccgcggccggcgccgccgtggagatCGTGCACtacgaccccgccgccgtcggcgtcgacgCCAAGAAGGCCTTCCCCTTCCGCAACATG CATTTCTACGCGGAGCCCcgggcggcgaaggaggcgctGGGGTGGGCGAGCACGACGAACCTGCCGGAGGACCTCAAGGAGCGGTACGCCGAGTACGCCGCCAGCGGCCGCGGCGACAAGGCCATGGCCTTCGACCTCGACGACAAGGTCCTCGGCGCCGTCGGGATTGTGCCGGCCAGCGCCACCGTGTAG
- the LOC117845224 gene encoding nudix hydrolase 16, mitochondrial, translating to MCDLVARTGRHLQRYEDGRRLVAGCIPFRYRDIKDEQKKLVEVLMINSQSGPGLLFPKGGWENDETVEEAAAREAIEEAGVRGDLVKLLGFYDFKSKQPEGMCRAAVFALHVKEELASWPEQSTRQRSWLTVPEAAERSRHPWMQEALVTGFSAWLENWSNGGGCVDRSER from the exons ATGTGCGATCTGGTGGCCCGCACGGGCCGGCACCTGCAGCGCTACGAGGACGGCCGTCGCCTTGTGGCCGG GTGCATACCATTCAGATATAGAGACATTAAAGATGAACAAAAGAAACTTGTTGAAGTTCTCATGATCAACTCCCAGAGTGGACCAGGTCTTCTATTTCCAAAG GGAGGATGGGAGAATGATGAAACTGTGGAAGAGGCAGCTGCACGAGAAGCTATCGAAGAAGCTGGAGTTCGAGGAGATTTAGTG AAACTGTTGGGCTTCTACGATTTCAAGAGCAAGCAACCTGAAGGTATGTGCAGAGCTGCTGTCTTTGCACTGCACGTGAAGGAAGAGCTGGCCTCCTGGCCTGAACAGAGTACCCGGCAGAGGAGCTGGCTCACGGTACCTGAGGCGGCAGAGCGGAGTCGTCACCCATGGATGCAAGAAGCCCTTGTGACAGGCTTCTCTGCCTGGCTTGAGAACTGGAGCAACGGTGGTGGCTGTGTGGACCGAAGCGAAAGATGA